One segment of Salvelinus alpinus chromosome 1, SLU_Salpinus.1, whole genome shotgun sequence DNA contains the following:
- the LOC139536348 gene encoding rho-related GTP-binding protein RhoF-like isoform X2 — protein MGLLCRRPTARSTKYAPSVFEKYVSTVTYGGKEIRLNLYDTAGQDDYDRLRPLSYQNANLVLVCYDVTNPTSFENVLIKWYPEVNHFCRDVPVILIGCKTDLRKDKERTRRLKAMDQAPITYTQGEETRRHMSAELYLECSAKYRENVEDIFRDATKKALASSRRARHRTKKRHCVIL, from the exons ATGGGCCTCTTGTGTAGAAGACCGACTGCTCGCAGCACA AAGTATGCTCCGTCTGTGTTTGAGAAATATGTCTCCACTGTCACGTATGGAGGGAAAGAGATTCGGCTCAACCTCTATGACACAGCTG GCCAAGATGATTACGATCGTTTGAGGCCACTCTCCTACCAGAATGCCAACCTGGTGTTAGTTTGTTATGATGTGACCAACCCCACCAGTTTTGAAAATGTCTTAATCAAG TGGTACCCGGAAGTGAACCACTTCTGTCGCGATGTTCctgtcattctgattggctgtaaGACTGACCTGAGGAAGGATAAGGAGCGTACCAGGAGACTCAAAGCCATGGATCAGGCTCCCATCACTTACACACAG GGTGAGGAGACCAGGCGGCATATGAGTGCTGAGCTTTATCTAGAGTGTTCAGCCAAATACCGGGAGAACGTAGAGGACATTTTCAGAGATGCCACCAAAAAAGCCCTGGCATCAAGCCGCAGAGCAAGACACCGTACGAAGAAGAGGCATTGTGTCATCCTGTGA
- the LOC139536348 gene encoding rho-related GTP-binding protein RhoF-like isoform X1: MTQNGTVTSNGNAKKGEELKIVIVGDGGCGKTSLLMVYAKGDFPEKYAPSVFEKYVSTVTYGGKEIRLNLYDTAGQDDYDRLRPLSYQNANLVLVCYDVTNPTSFENVLIKWYPEVNHFCRDVPVILIGCKTDLRKDKERTRRLKAMDQAPITYTQGEETRRHMSAELYLECSAKYRENVEDIFRDATKKALASSRRARHRTKKRHCVIL, encoded by the exons ATGACACAGAATGGTACTGTGACTAGCAATGGCAACGCTAAGAAGGGAGAAGAACTAAAAATTGTTATTGTGGGTGATGGGGGATGTGGGAAAACATCCCTTCTAATGGTGTATGCCAAAGGAGACTTTCCAGAG AAGTATGCTCCGTCTGTGTTTGAGAAATATGTCTCCACTGTCACGTATGGAGGGAAAGAGATTCGGCTCAACCTCTATGACACAGCTG GCCAAGATGATTACGATCGTTTGAGGCCACTCTCCTACCAGAATGCCAACCTGGTGTTAGTTTGTTATGATGTGACCAACCCCACCAGTTTTGAAAATGTCTTAATCAAG TGGTACCCGGAAGTGAACCACTTCTGTCGCGATGTTCctgtcattctgattggctgtaaGACTGACCTGAGGAAGGATAAGGAGCGTACCAGGAGACTCAAAGCCATGGATCAGGCTCCCATCACTTACACACAG GGTGAGGAGACCAGGCGGCATATGAGTGCTGAGCTTTATCTAGAGTGTTCAGCCAAATACCGGGAGAACGTAGAGGACATTTTCAGAGATGCCACCAAAAAAGCCCTGGCATCAAGCCGCAGAGCAAGACACCGTACGAAGAAGAGGCATTGTGTCATCCTGTGA